Proteins found in one Quercus robur chromosome 2, dhQueRobu3.1, whole genome shotgun sequence genomic segment:
- the LOC126700053 gene encoding uncharacterized protein LOC126700053, giving the protein MNLAKRRIITKNVCPNCTRFPESVVHALWNYDAAQDVWAGIIKKLQKCSHGQADMIKLMEYLLDRLALEDVELFLVQAWIIWNQQNRLLHRGKFHDPNCLNKRVANFLEEYRCTQVQLAASPVVQSSRDVWKPLPQSVFKLNLDAAIFMESDRSGFGMIIRNDKGEVMAAMSAKGPAVSSSDEAEMLACRKAIEFAADAGFSELVIEGDNANVIKAISSSIANLSLIGNVIEDIHHLIHGPH; this is encoded by the coding sequence ATGAACCTAGCTAAGCGACGAATTATTACTAAGAATGTTTGCCCAAATTGCACCAGATTTCCAGAATCGGTCGTACACGCCTTGTGGAACTATGATGCTGCTCAGGATGTATGGGCTGGGATCATAAAAAAATTGCAGAAATGCTCGCATGGACAGGCTGATATGATTAAGCTTATGGAGTATTTACTGGATCGGCTTGCACTGGAGGATGTGGAACTGTTCTTGGTCCAAGCTTGGATCATCTGGAACCAGCAAAATAGATTGCTGCATAGGGGAAAATTTCATGATCCAAACTGCCTGAATAAGAGAGTTGCAAATTTCCTAGAGGAGTATCGGTGTACACAGGTTCAACTGGCTGCAAGTCCGGTTGTGCAGTCAAGCAGGGATGTTTGGAAACCTCTTCCCCAATCGGTTTTCAAGTTGAATTTAGATGCAGCCATTTTCATGGAGTCGGACAGGTCTGGGTTTGGCATGATTATTCGAAACGATAAGGGGGAAGTGATGGCAGCCATGTCTGCCAAAGGTCCAGCAGTGAGCAGCAGTGATGAAGCTGAGATGCTAGCCTGCAGAAAAGCAATTGAATTTGCAGCGGATGCTGGGTTTTCAGAACTAGTCATTGAAGGGGATAATGCTAATGTTATAAAAGCTATTTCATCTTCAATAGCTAATCTGTCATTGATAGGGAATGTGATAGAAGATATTCATCATTTGATCCATGGTCCGCACTAG
- the LOC126713876 gene encoding uncharacterized protein LOC126713876, with translation MAEINGSLRQTHPENPTLQTFFHALDPISLVLSQNSNSNQPVPLRLTTESFIMERGPRYGAYAELRESKLRMRQIKEQEPEVYEPKLTPPKKQVKFQANLVSRPKGSSVLAQSVPDFSATLRKENRKPVSMLPPMLEMTPPAKNGSRVNGILSNSRGSKSANGGEKRGVGGGLMARKSYASVEELKGLSSAAANAINGENRGGRNGRLVGKTVLGYRQF, from the coding sequence atGGCAGAGATTAACGGCTCTCTGCGACAAACCCATCCAGAAAATCCCACACTCCAAACTTTCTTTCATGCCCTCGACCCCATATCTCTCGTCCTCTCTCAGAATTCAAACTCCAACCAACCCGTCCCTCTCAGACTCACCACAGAGAGCTTTATCATGGAGAGAGGACCCAGATACGGAGCATACGCTGAATTGAGAGAATCAAAGCTGAGAATGAGGCAAATAAAGGAACAAGAACCTGAAGTATATGAACCAAAGCTGACCCCACCAAAGAAACAGGTAAAATTTCAAGCTAATTTGGTGTCTAGGCCTAAAGGGTCCTCTGTTCTTGCACAGTCGGTACCGGATTTCTCTGCTACATTGCGGAAAGAGAACCGGAAGCCGGTGAGTATGCTTCCTCCAATGCTGGAGATGACTCCTCCGGCAAAGAATGGATCCAGAGTTAATGGGATTTTGTCGAATTCGAGAGGGAGCAAGTCTGCGAATGGAGGGGAGAAGAGGGGTGTTGGTGGTGGATTGATGGCAAGGAAGAGTTATGCAAGTGTTGAGGAATTGAAGGGGCTGTCTTCAGCCGCGGCCAATGCCATCAATGGTGAAAACAGGGGAGGGAGGAATGGCAGATTGGTGGGGAAGACTGTGTTGGGGTACAGACAGTTTTGA
- the LOC126713874 gene encoding chloroplastic group IIB intron splicing facilitator CRS2-B, chloroplastic isoform X1, which produces MSCVSKTKASKLNDTSLPPLLRYLQLPTLFLYNSSIQISNRSMLCAVSAPNSCISYPRSPNCPHFLRKNSVPTRLCIRASLPDNNNGAKVEYTPWLIVGLGNPGNKYHGTRHNVGFEMIDSISQAQGILMNTIQSKALIGIGSIGEVPILLAKPQSYINYSGETVGPLAAHYQVPLRHILLVYDEMSLPNGVIRLQPKGGHGHHNGVKSVMGHLDGCREFPRLCIGIGNPPGTMDMKAFLLQKFSSVERKQIDEALEQGVEAVRTLVLQGFNHNIERFNLGQKYKYHKV; this is translated from the exons ATGTCATGTGTGTCCAAAACCAAAGCCTCAAAATTGAACGATACCTCTCTTCCTCCTCTGCTTCGCTATCTGCAACTTCCCACACTCTTCTTATATAATTCAAGCATCCAAATTTCAAACAG GTCAATGTTGTGTGCAGTTTCGGCCCCAAACTCTTGCATATCTTATCCAAGAAGCCCTAATTGCCCACATTTTCTTAGAAAGAATTCGGTTCCAACAAGGCTTTGCATACGTGCTTCATTGCCGGATAATAACAATGGTGCTAAAGTGGAGTATACTCCTTGGTTGATTGTTGGATTGGGTAACCCTGGAAATAAGTACCATGGCACGAGGCACAAT GTTGGTTTTGAAATGATTGATAGCATTTCTCAAGCACAGGGCATTTTAATGAATACAATACAATCAAAGGCCTTAATTGGAATAG GTTCCATTGGAGAGGTACCAATTTTATTGGCAAAGCCTCAATCATACATAAATTACAGTGGGGAAACG GTTGGACCACTTGCTGCACATTATCAAGTACCACTGCGTCATATTTTATTG GTTTATGATGAAATGAGCTTACCAAATGGTGTTATTAGGCTTCAGCCAAAAGGAGGACATGGGCATCACAATGG AGTGAAGAGTGTAATGGGCCATTTGGATGGCTGCCGTGAATTTCCTCGGTTGTGTATAG GCATTGGAAATCCCCCTGGTACCATGGACATGAAAGCTTTTCTTCTACAGAAGTTCAGTTCAGTAGAGCGAAAACAG ATTGATGAAGCACTGGAACAAGGGGTTGAGGCTGTCAGGACCCTGGTCCTCCAAGGATTTAACCACAATATTGAAAGATTTAATTTGGGGCAGAAGTACAAGTATCATAAAGTTTGA
- the LOC126713875 gene encoding uncharacterized protein LOC126713875: MDENTGQTLSSLAITEKRTHRPGGCVGIFFQLFDWNRRFAKKKLFSKKLLPPARAKQASKKFKGDEKMPISKLQLIADENSGGFPNVKKNGNRSVDLERKHEMKAPSLVARLMGLESMPAVHRDKPKKPSFSDGNVNGDENFVGNHGGFDKELNLEKGGGKQESRPQKLQKTGPFERRVVTRFGAEALQIKSVLSRSRKHHHHHPKLASPVKSPRISSGRNVSRSSRLIGAAARILEPGLQATSRAKCAITYSSSMHYSPSDEIMSPETWKQSSCNASSAKPLMGQTSCRNCGNLVDFGATTEEHPSACFGSNFVNASSQDSRWSIPRPPVSSYEHETDVVFQKSKDQAVSLVSQEKDNMRFCNEPITERVPPLHEGQGQWHLSSQTCKHPKDESSSIVFKHRMQTQDPTLLGRDRIPTTSKLSSLQSRRVSSAGNAAGGTKDFVALNRSLSGRARPRVPTKVDSSRFDTERKACNGRGESLSQLRTPVRKRRTINVSGQSESTGFVSSTIAKQRNVQCGTLTGKGMGLNTHSNHNRVKSRLDHQGDGKGSEGNKETDVISFTFNSPMRQKAAIPVEMEEKRRNEDGNMSFQNPLTLRGDALGALLEQKLKELTSQENDELSTGAPTVAMILQELIAALTADQSLSQDGHTNMFNKDLVFENEAKMERFLGSSREGHHLSPGSVLEASFSSSSLDESPVPGHRLCPDSMDYSYDQLQPSESDVDLLDSATSLDKGRTDSKLLINFVRNVSKILQSHWNISEERLTGSELAHANEKILNAELLFRTRTAHNLDGMEGFVISPHLLDELESFARVAWTDSNGFIGLEDTKAGNHLRGFLFDCIIECLDSKYGRYCNSGFKAWSRLPLCMNTKTLIQDVAKEVRRWTGLAGMVPDEIIEWEMSYSLGKWTDFDIEAFETGNEIDGDILQNLVEEIVMDLLDCRSRSF, from the exons ATGGATGAGAATACAGGGCAAACTTTGTCGTCTCTAGCGATTACTGAGAAGAGAACGCATAGGCCTGGTGGTTGTGTTGGGATTTTCTTTCAGCTTTTCGATTGGAACCGTAGGTTCGCCAAGAAAAAGCTCTTCTCTAAGAAATTGCTTCCTCCAG CTCGTGCAAAACAAGCTTCAAAGAAGTTTAAAGGGGATGAGAAGATGCCCATTTCCAAGCTACAATTG ATTGCTGATGAAAATAGTGGGGGTTTCCCAAATGTGAAGAAGAATGGGAATCGTAGTGTAGATTTAGAGAGAAAGCATGAAATGAAGGCTCCAAGTTTGGTTGCTAGGCTAATGGGTCTTGAGTCTATGCCAGCTGTGCATCGAGATAAACCTAAGAAACCTTCATTTTCTGATGGTAATGTTAATGGGGATGAGAATTTTGTAGGTAATCATGGTGGGTTTGATAAGGAGTTGAATTTGGAGAAAGGAGGTGGGAAGCAGGAATCGAGGCCTCAGAAGCTTCAAAAGACGGGGCCATTTGAGAGAAGGGTGGTTACTAGGTTTGGAGCTGAGGCATTGCAGATTAAGAGTGTTTTGTCTCGGTCAAGAAAGCACCATCATCATCACCCGAAGCTTGCTTCTCCCGTGAAGAGTCCAAGGATTTCCTCTGGGAGGAATGTGTCTCGAAGCTCTCGGTTAATTGGTGCTGCCGCCAGGATTTTGGAACCAGGGTTGCAAGCTACAAGCAGAGCAAAATGTGCTATTACTTATTCGAGTTCTATGCATTATTCTCCAAGTGATGAGATTATGTCACCAGAGACATGGAAACAATCTAGTTGTAATGCAAGTTCAGCAAAGCCTTTGATGGGGCAGACTTCTTGTAGAAATTGTGGCAATTTGGTGGATTTTGGAGCAACTACCGAGGAGCATCCCTCTGCTTGTTTTGGTTCAAACTTTGTCAATGCCTCTTCTCAGGATTCAAGATGGAGTATACCAAGGCCACCAGTATCCTCCTATGAGCATGAAACAGATGTGGTTTTTCAGAAAAGTAAAGACCAGGCTGTTTCTCTTGTTTCTCAAGAAAAGGACAATATGAGATTCTGTAATGAACCAATTACAGAAAGAGTGCCTCCATTGCATGAAGGTCAAGGACAATGGCATTTGTCGAGCCAAACATGCAAGCATCCAAAGGATGAATCATCTTCCATTGTATTTAAGCACAGGATGCAAACACAGGATCCTACGTTGTTGGGCAGGGATAGAATCCCGACTACATCTAAACTAAGTAGTCTTCAGAGTCGAAGAGTCTCATCAGCTGGAAATGCCGCTGGTGGGACCAAAGATTTTGTTGCTTTGAACCGAAGTTTAAGTGGTCGAGCCAGGCCGAGGGTGCCTACCAAAGTGGACAGTTCTAGGTTTGACACAGAGAGGAAGGCTTGTAATGGAAGGGGTGAATCATTGTCACAGTTAAGGACTCCAGTACGAAAAAGGAGGACAATAAATGTCAGTGGGCAATCTGAAAGTACAGGTTTTGTCAGTTCAACTATTGCAAAGCAAAGAAATGTTCAGTGTGGTACTTTGACTGGAAAAGGCATGGGACTTAATACTCACTCAAACCATAATCGTGTCAAAAGTAGATTAGACCATCAGGGAGATGGAAAAGGATCTGAGGGAAATAAGGAAACTGATGTTATTTCTTTTACCTTTAATTCCCCAATGAGGCAGAAGGCTGCCATTCCCGTTGAAATGGAGGAGAAAAGAAGGAATGAAGATGGAAATATGTCTTTTCAAAATCCATTGACATTAAGAGGAGATGCTTTAGGGGCCCTCCTGgaacaaaaattgaaggaatTGACTTCTCAAGAAAATGATGAGTTATCAACTGGTGCTCCAACAGTTGCTATGATTCTCCAAGAGTTAATAGCTGCCTTGACTGCAGACCAATCTTTGTCTCAGGATGGTCATACTAACATGTTCAATAAGGATTTAGTTTTTGAG AATGAAGCAAAGATGGAAAGGTTTCTTGGAAGTTCGCGAGAAGGTCATCATCTTAGCCCTGGATCTGTTCTTGAAGCTTCATTCTCTTCTAGTAGTCTGGATGAAAGCCCAG TTCCGGGACATAGGTTGTGCCCTGACTCCATGGATTACTCCTATGATCAGTTACAACCATCGGAATCTGATGTGGATCTCTTAGATTCTGCAACCTCATTGGATAAAGGGAGAACTGATAGTAAGTTGTTGATCAATTTTGTCAGGAATGTCTCTAAAATCTTGCAGAGCCATTGGAATATTTCTGAGGAAAGGTTAACTGGAAGTGAACTTGCCCATGCAAACGAGAAAATCTTGAATGCTGAACTGTTGTTCCGAACTCGAACTGCACATAATTTAGATGGAATGGAAGGTTTTGTCATTAGCCCCCATCTCCTTGACGAATTGGAATCTTTTGCTCGTGTTGCATGGACAGATTCCAATGGCTTTATAGGTTTGGAGGACACCAAAGCAGGAAACCACCTGAGGGGATTTCTTTTTGACTGTATCATAGAATGTTTAGACTCAAAATATGGTCGATACTGTAATTCTGGATTCAAGGCGTGGTCAAGACTTCCATTATGTATGAATACAAAGACATTGATTCAAGATGTTGCGAAGGAGGTTAGAAGGTGGACAGGTTTGGCTGGGATGGTTCCTGATGAGATAATAGAATGGGAGATGAGTTATTCCTTGGGGAAATGGACAGATTTTGATATCGAAGCATTTGAGACTGGCAATGAAATTGATGGGGACATACTTCAAAATTTGGTTGAGGAAATTGTGATGGATCTTTTGGATTGCAGGTCACGTTCCTTCTGA
- the LOC126713874 gene encoding chloroplastic group IIB intron splicing facilitator CRS2-B, chloroplastic isoform X2, with translation MLCAVSAPNSCISYPRSPNCPHFLRKNSVPTRLCIRASLPDNNNGAKVEYTPWLIVGLGNPGNKYHGTRHNVGFEMIDSISQAQGILMNTIQSKALIGIGSIGEVPILLAKPQSYINYSGETVGPLAAHYQVPLRHILLVYDEMSLPNGVIRLQPKGGHGHHNGVKSVMGHLDGCREFPRLCIGIGNPPGTMDMKAFLLQKFSSVERKQIDEALEQGVEAVRTLVLQGFNHNIERFNLGQKYKYHKV, from the exons ATGTTGTGTGCAGTTTCGGCCCCAAACTCTTGCATATCTTATCCAAGAAGCCCTAATTGCCCACATTTTCTTAGAAAGAATTCGGTTCCAACAAGGCTTTGCATACGTGCTTCATTGCCGGATAATAACAATGGTGCTAAAGTGGAGTATACTCCTTGGTTGATTGTTGGATTGGGTAACCCTGGAAATAAGTACCATGGCACGAGGCACAAT GTTGGTTTTGAAATGATTGATAGCATTTCTCAAGCACAGGGCATTTTAATGAATACAATACAATCAAAGGCCTTAATTGGAATAG GTTCCATTGGAGAGGTACCAATTTTATTGGCAAAGCCTCAATCATACATAAATTACAGTGGGGAAACG GTTGGACCACTTGCTGCACATTATCAAGTACCACTGCGTCATATTTTATTG GTTTATGATGAAATGAGCTTACCAAATGGTGTTATTAGGCTTCAGCCAAAAGGAGGACATGGGCATCACAATGG AGTGAAGAGTGTAATGGGCCATTTGGATGGCTGCCGTGAATTTCCTCGGTTGTGTATAG GCATTGGAAATCCCCCTGGTACCATGGACATGAAAGCTTTTCTTCTACAGAAGTTCAGTTCAGTAGAGCGAAAACAG ATTGATGAAGCACTGGAACAAGGGGTTGAGGCTGTCAGGACCCTGGTCCTCCAAGGATTTAACCACAATATTGAAAGATTTAATTTGGGGCAGAAGTACAAGTATCATAAAGTTTGA